The following proteins are co-located in the Mesorhizobium australicum WSM2073 genome:
- a CDS encoding fatty acid desaturase family protein yields MDHRDIIASLTPEERNRLTAKSDVAGLFQLCTHLGAIIFIGSLIAAEVPFWPLLMLPQGILIVFLFTLLHETAHRTAFETQWLNDGVARLCSLAIALPADWFRYFHFAHHRYTQDPENDPELASPKPETLRQYIVHVSGLPVWWGHLKTLYANAIGGSQESYVPLKGRRKVRAEARAMIAFYAVLILLAVYFRLTVLFYVWIIPALLGQPFLRLYLLAEHGRCPLVANMLENTRTTLTSWGVRKLAWNMPFHAEHHAYPGVPFHQLPRFHALIERHLKVVEPGYVSFHEKYLETLR; encoded by the coding sequence ATGGACCATCGCGACATTATCGCCTCATTGACACCGGAAGAGCGCAATCGCCTGACGGCCAAGTCCGATGTTGCGGGCCTGTTCCAGCTCTGCACTCACTTGGGTGCGATTATCTTCATTGGATCACTGATCGCGGCCGAGGTCCCATTCTGGCCGTTGCTGATGCTGCCGCAAGGCATCCTGATCGTGTTCCTGTTCACGCTGCTGCATGAGACGGCGCACCGCACGGCTTTCGAAACACAGTGGCTGAACGACGGCGTGGCGCGGCTGTGCAGCCTGGCCATCGCGCTGCCGGCCGACTGGTTCCGCTACTTCCATTTCGCTCACCACCGGTACACGCAGGATCCCGAAAACGACCCCGAGCTTGCCTCCCCGAAGCCCGAAACCCTGCGGCAATACATTGTCCACGTCTCTGGGCTTCCGGTGTGGTGGGGCCATCTCAAGACACTCTACGCCAATGCGATTGGCGGTAGTCAGGAGAGCTATGTACCGCTGAAAGGCCGACGCAAGGTGCGGGCCGAGGCGCGCGCCATGATTGCCTTCTACGCTGTCCTCATTCTGCTCGCCGTCTATTTCCGGCTCACCGTGCTTTTCTATGTCTGGATCATTCCCGCTCTGCTCGGACAGCCATTCCTGCGCCTCTATCTGCTGGCCGAGCACGGTCGTTGCCCGCTGGTGGCCAACATGCTGGAAAACACCAGGACGACGCTGACCAGCTGGGGGGTGCGCAAGCTCGCCTGGAACATGCCGTTCCATGCCGAGCATCATGCCTATCCCGGCGTTCCGTTTCACCAATTGCCGCGGTTTCATGCGCTGATCGAGCGGCATCTGAAGGTGGTCGAGCCCGGCTATGTCAGCTTCCATGAGAAATACCTGGAAACGCTGCGCTGA
- a CDS encoding LysR substrate-binding domain-containing protein — MATFPSLKGLQAFEAAARTGSFTAAAEELSVSAAAVSQLIRTVEVQMERKLFHRINRRVVLTEAGVEMLPRLTVAFQEIGSVSRELGADAFRPRLVVSVPPSMAMGWLSQRLAGFVASHGAADISLRGDDDPVSFDRELIDIRLSYGPHYREHPTEEIARDAVYPVCAPGLAGITKAGGEPLAGLPLIHTDWGPTGASFPSWPNWFEAEGAHPGRAARRGLSANSSRAALDLAISGLGVALAQGVYCAEAVEDGRLVRPAGGAIALRQPYCLTVPERSASRDVVAAFRDWLVNQCQRAVGSPALR; from the coding sequence ATGGCCACATTCCCATCCCTGAAAGGACTTCAGGCTTTCGAGGCCGCGGCGCGCACGGGCAGCTTTACCGCGGCGGCGGAAGAGCTTTCGGTTTCGGCCGCCGCCGTCAGCCAGCTTATCCGCACCGTGGAGGTGCAGATGGAACGCAAGCTGTTTCACCGGATCAACCGCCGCGTTGTCCTCACCGAGGCCGGCGTGGAAATGCTGCCTCGGCTGACCGTGGCCTTCCAGGAGATCGGCAGCGTCTCGCGCGAACTGGGCGCCGATGCATTCCGCCCGCGCCTGGTGGTGTCGGTGCCGCCATCCATGGCCATGGGCTGGCTCTCGCAGCGCCTCGCCGGCTTTGTCGCAAGCCACGGCGCCGCCGACATATCGCTCCGGGGCGATGACGACCCGGTGTCGTTCGACCGCGAGTTGATCGACATCAGGCTTTCCTATGGTCCGCATTATCGCGAGCACCCGACCGAGGAGATCGCCAGGGACGCCGTCTATCCCGTCTGCGCGCCAGGGCTTGCCGGCATCACCAAGGCGGGCGGCGAGCCGCTCGCCGGGCTGCCGCTCATCCACACCGACTGGGGGCCGACAGGCGCATCGTTTCCGTCCTGGCCCAACTGGTTCGAGGCCGAGGGTGCTCACCCTGGCCGAGCGGCACGGCGCGGCCTTTCGGCCAATTCATCGCGCGCGGCCCTCGACCTCGCCATTTCGGGGTTGGGGGTGGCGCTGGCGCAAGGGGTCTATTGTGCCGAAGCGGTGGAGGACGGCAGGCTGGTCCGGCCGGCCGGCGGCGCGATTGCATTGCGCCAGCCCTATTGCCTGACGGTTCCAGAGCGAAGCGCAAGCCGCGATGTCGTGGCCGCGTTCCGCGATTGGCTGGTCAACCAATGCCAGCGCGCGGTTGGCTCGCCGGCGCTGCGCTGA
- a CDS encoding DUF3303 domain-containing protein yields the protein MVPGAARPAGAVIIRGEICSSSSLRISPAATARKSTAGSARPRPPEAGGAVVHHSWIAADMSRCFPLVETDDVTSLQRWVVEWADLVEFEIVPVATSKDMVAVLSGHL from the coding sequence GTGGTTCCTGGAGCGGCTCGACCGGCCGGGGCGGTAATCATCCGAGGGGAAATATGCAGTTCATCGTCATTGAGGATTTCACCGGCTGCGACCGCAAGGAAATCTACCGCCGGTTCCGCGCGACCGCGGCCGCCTGAAGCCGGAGGAGCTGTCGTGCATCACAGCTGGATCGCGGCTGACATGAGCCGCTGTTTCCCGCTGGTGGAGACCGATGACGTCACGTCGCTGCAGCGCTGGGTCGTCGAATGGGCTGATCTGGTCGAGTTCGAGATCGTGCCCGTGGCGACCAGCAAGGACATGGTGGCGGTCTTGAGCGGGCACCTCTGA
- a CDS encoding RimK family alpha-L-glutamate ligase, translating into MTWVILTGRQSDLDQVATPHKIITNRDYLAHPSLFRGQRPKVINLSNNYGYQSRGYYASLLASSRGHKVIPTVETMIDLSERKLYEHALPELELALNKCRKDLGGVFPAKVCIFFGIGPSKVWDRFAKLLFDWFRAPALEVHIKDSAEWASIRKIGFHPLARMTEDEEKSFIQCLETYTNREWRDTKGRTPARYTFATLVDPHEELPPSEISSLRYWAKIAEKMGVEIEPITRKDLAKLANYDALFIRETTSISNHTYRFARRAQQEGMPVIDDPLSMIRCTNKVYLNELMAYNKVPVPPTVMIAGTSDLELAAQTLGFPLVLKIPDSSFSRGVKKCETLEELTRLATEWLEDSDLLIAQKFIPTEYDWRVGVLGGQPLFAVHYLMAKKHWQIVNHKANGKPDQGGIKTFTLKETPAHVVETAVKAARCIGDGLYGVDLKETKDGVFVIEVNDNPNLDHGWEDSGEKDEVWVRLTQWFLERLDRPGR; encoded by the coding sequence ATGACCTGGGTCATTCTTACCGGCAGGCAGAGCGATCTCGACCAGGTGGCGACGCCGCACAAGATCATCACCAATCGCGACTATCTCGCGCATCCCTCGCTGTTTCGCGGTCAGCGGCCTAAAGTCATCAACCTGTCGAACAACTACGGCTATCAGAGCCGCGGCTACTATGCCTCGCTGCTGGCGAGTTCGCGCGGCCACAAGGTCATCCCGACCGTGGAGACGATGATCGACCTGTCGGAGCGCAAGCTCTACGAGCACGCCTTGCCGGAACTGGAACTGGCGCTCAACAAATGCCGCAAGGATCTCGGCGGTGTATTTCCGGCGAAGGTCTGCATCTTCTTCGGCATCGGCCCGTCCAAGGTCTGGGACCGTTTCGCCAAGCTGTTGTTCGACTGGTTCCGGGCGCCGGCGCTCGAAGTGCATATCAAGGACAGCGCCGAATGGGCTTCGATCCGCAAGATCGGCTTCCACCCCCTGGCTCGGATGACGGAGGACGAGGAAAAAAGCTTCATCCAGTGCCTGGAGACCTACACCAACCGCGAGTGGCGCGACACCAAGGGCCGCACGCCGGCGCGCTACACCTTCGCCACGCTGGTCGATCCGCATGAGGAATTGCCGCCTTCGGAAATCTCTTCGCTGCGCTACTGGGCCAAGATCGCCGAAAAGATGGGGGTCGAAATCGAGCCGATCACCAGAAAAGATCTGGCCAAGCTCGCGAATTACGATGCACTGTTCATCCGCGAGACCACCTCGATCTCCAACCATACTTACCGCTTCGCTCGCCGCGCCCAGCAGGAAGGCATGCCGGTCATCGACGACCCGCTGTCCATGATCCGCTGCACCAACAAGGTCTATCTCAACGAACTGATGGCCTACAACAAGGTGCCGGTGCCGCCGACGGTGATGATCGCCGGCACCTCTGACCTCGAACTGGCCGCACAGACGCTGGGTTTTCCCCTAGTGTTGAAGATCCCCGATTCGTCCTTCTCGCGCGGCGTCAAGAAATGCGAGACCCTGGAGGAACTGACGCGGCTCGCGACCGAATGGCTGGAGGATTCCGACCTTCTCATCGCGCAGAAATTCATCCCGACCGAATATGACTGGCGTGTCGGCGTGCTCGGTGGCCAGCCGCTGTTTGCCGTGCACTATCTGATGGCCAAGAAACATTGGCAGATCGTCAACCACAAGGCCAATGGCAAGCCCGACCAGGGCGGCATCAAGACCTTCACGCTGAAGGAGACGCCGGCCCATGTCGTCGAGACCGCCGTCAAGGCGGCGCGCTGCATCGGCGACGGCCTCTACGGCGTCGACCTCAAGGAGACCAAGGACGGCGTCTTCGTCATCGAGGTCAACGACAATCCAAACCTCGATCACGGCTGGGAAGATTCCGGCGAGAAGGACGAGGTCTGGGTGCGGCTGACGCAGTGGTTCCTGGAGCGGCTCGACCGGCCGGGGCGGTAA
- a CDS encoding peptidase C39 family protein, with amino-acid sequence MPAEIRTARASDVDDLAAIEKAVFSSDRISRRSFRLFIERETAETLVAEIDGRVGGYAIVLFRKGSGVARLYSIAVGPFFGGLGIGRQLLAAAEEAAFEHDRMMLRLEVREDNGRAISIYEQAGYRKIGREPGYYEDGATALRYEKTLRGDLAVATRVPFYQQTCEFTCGPCCLMMAMANFDRGFVPDPVMEIRLWREATTVFMMSGPGGCEPFGLAVSGYESGLAAEIYVSFYGALFLQSVRSEDKRRVMELAQVDFRRRAELYGIPVNYRPFTIDDIRAALAGGKLVLVLISGFLMFGKKVPHWVLAIGDDGDHILIHDPWVEDERQETILDAANIPVPYGIFMNMAQFGRDGLRAAITLGKR; translated from the coding sequence ATGCCTGCCGAGATCCGCACGGCCCGCGCGTCTGACGTCGATGACCTCGCCGCCATCGAGAAAGCTGTATTCTCGAGCGACCGCATTTCGCGGCGCTCCTTCCGCCTGTTCATCGAGCGCGAGACCGCCGAGACGCTGGTCGCCGAAATCGATGGCCGCGTCGGCGGTTATGCGATCGTGCTGTTTCGCAAGGGCAGTGGGGTCGCACGGCTCTATTCGATCGCCGTCGGACCGTTTTTCGGCGGGCTCGGCATAGGCCGGCAATTGCTGGCCGCGGCCGAAGAGGCAGCCTTCGAACACGACCGCATGATGCTGCGTCTCGAAGTGCGCGAGGACAATGGCCGTGCCATCAGCATCTATGAACAGGCCGGCTACCGCAAGATCGGCCGCGAGCCCGGTTACTACGAGGACGGCGCGACGGCACTGCGCTATGAAAAAACCCTGCGCGGCGACCTTGCGGTCGCCACCAGGGTGCCATTCTATCAGCAGACCTGCGAGTTCACCTGCGGTCCATGCTGCCTGATGATGGCCATGGCCAATTTCGATCGTGGCTTCGTGCCCGACCCGGTGATGGAAATCCGACTCTGGCGCGAGGCGACGACCGTCTTCATGATGTCAGGACCGGGCGGCTGCGAACCATTCGGCCTGGCTGTCTCGGGCTACGAAAGCGGGCTTGCGGCGGAGATTTACGTTTCCTTCTACGGCGCATTGTTCCTGCAGTCGGTGCGCAGCGAGGACAAGCGCCGGGTCATGGAACTGGCACAGGTCGACTTTCGCCGCCGCGCGGAACTTTACGGCATCCCGGTGAATTACCGTCCATTCACCATCGACGATATCAGGGCGGCTCTCGCCGGGGGCAAACTGGTGCTGGTGTTGATCAGCGGCTTCCTGATGTTCGGCAAGAAGGTGCCGCACTGGGTGCTGGCCATCGGCGATGATGGCGATCATATTCTGATCCACGATCCGTGGGTCGAGGATGAAAGGCAGGAAACCATCCTTGATGCCGCCAACATTCCCGTGCCTTACGGCATCTTCATGAACATGGCGCAGTTCGGCCGCGACGGACTGCGTGCCGCCATCACTTTGGGAAAGAGATAA
- a CDS encoding anti-sigma factor family protein, protein MIRRDFSERDIHMALDGELPADERAAYDAWLDANPEMKARSARFTADREALRSAFVGVLDEVVPVRLRKVVLGEAPVKAAVRRSRWWLAAAAAVLLATGGFGGYFAGIGGIGQEDPAEDQLAEQAIAAHVIYAAEKRHAVEVPASDKDHLQTWLSSRVGLKLVAPDLSANGFQLVGGRLLPAGESKAAMLLYEDDKGERISLFVTAESTENAKGTYASAQDGPQAVYWLDKGYGCAVVGSLPREQLAAVAKSAYGQLLAGLSS, encoded by the coding sequence ATGATCCGCCGCGATTTTTCCGAACGGGACATCCATATGGCGCTCGACGGCGAACTGCCGGCCGATGAGCGCGCCGCCTACGATGCCTGGCTCGACGCCAATCCCGAGATGAAGGCCAGGAGCGCCCGCTTCACCGCCGACCGGGAGGCGTTGCGCTCGGCCTTCGTCGGCGTGCTGGACGAGGTGGTGCCAGTGCGCTTGCGCAAGGTGGTGCTCGGTGAAGCGCCTGTTAAGGCAGCAGTGCGACGCTCACGCTGGTGGCTTGCCGCCGCCGCGGCCGTGCTTCTCGCCACGGGCGGATTTGGCGGCTACTTTGCGGGTATCGGAGGGATCGGGCAGGAGGATCCGGCGGAGGATCAGCTCGCCGAACAAGCGATCGCCGCCCATGTCATCTATGCCGCCGAGAAGCGGCACGCGGTGGAAGTGCCGGCCAGCGACAAGGATCATCTGCAGACCTGGCTGTCCAGTCGGGTCGGCCTGAAACTGGTGGCACCGGACCTGAGCGCGAACGGCTTCCAACTGGTTGGCGGCCGGTTGCTGCCGGCGGGGGAAAGCAAGGCCGCGATGCTGCTCTACGAAGACGACAAGGGCGAGCGCATATCCCTCTTCGTGACGGCGGAATCGACCGAGAATGCCAAGGGCACCTATGCTTCGGCGCAGGACGGTCCGCAGGCCGTCTACTGGCTGGATAAAGGCTATGGCTGTGCCGTCGTTGGTTCGCTGCCGCGCGAGCAGTTGGCGGCCGTGGCCAAGAGCGCGTATGGCCAGCTTCTGGCCGGTCTCTCCAGCTGA
- a CDS encoding RNA polymerase sigma factor: MDEKKAAILGEIPRLRRYARSLLRGRDAADDLVQDCLERALLRLDNWQTGESPRRWLFTIMHHLFIDQMRKVNRRGEAAMLPLEAGEAVAQPPEQLEGIASREIIDALQALSPDRRAAIVMVAIEGFSYAEAANILDVPAGTLMSRIARGREELRGLLDDTARRRAIRIVEK, from the coding sequence ATGGACGAAAAAAAGGCAGCAATCCTTGGTGAAATACCGCGCCTGCGCCGCTACGCACGCTCGCTTCTGCGCGGCCGTGATGCTGCCGACGACCTCGTTCAGGACTGCCTCGAGCGTGCGCTGTTGCGGCTCGACAACTGGCAGACGGGAGAAAGCCCCAGGAGGTGGCTGTTTACGATCATGCATCATTTGTTCATCGACCAGATGCGCAAGGTGAACCGCCGCGGCGAAGCGGCGATGCTGCCGCTGGAGGCGGGCGAGGCGGTTGCCCAGCCGCCCGAACAGTTGGAGGGCATCGCTTCGCGCGAGATCATCGACGCGTTGCAGGCGCTCAGCCCCGATCGCCGCGCGGCCATCGTCATGGTTGCCATAGAAGGCTTTTCCTATGCCGAGGCTGCCAACATTCTGGATGTTCCCGCCGGCACGCTGATGTCGCGCATCGCGCGGGGGCGTGAGGAATTGCGCGGGCTGCTGGACGACACAGCGCGCCGCCGCGCCATAAGGATCGTCGAGAAATGA
- a CDS encoding DUF2339 domain-containing protein, whose amino-acid sequence MFESLIGLVAIIALFVIISRQQGRIGLIERELGALRSLVLSGAVSPTVKPSELEAAQGRADTAPVARPADIAPAATGEPAPALQATEAEIPAGGPGPWSAPEITPKTPEVAPAAVAKAARQSDVETALGTRWAVWVGGIALALGGLFLIRYTIEAGIFGPGVRLTMAAVLGLVLIAGGEFIRRTGFKVPVQGIAGAYIPAILTAAGAFILFGTVYAAHGIYGFIGPALAFTLLGAIGVATIAAALVHGQALAGIGLVGAMVTPVLIASQAPNPWALFGYLAIVLAATGVIARMRDWKTLMAAAFFGTGVWTILYMTDAPGANFSAILLIDAVTLAVLALVWLSSRGGDTGLAGTFDWPSIVPGLFVAFSALGLSVDPVFAAAGDALPGAVLLVVMIAVALYRPLALPLLYGAGLVTVLIYLGIIPPTSIASDFSGGALGVDGVPLATADALSLRIGIGLGLVFVAAGLWAARRFAATARIRAASWAAWGVIVPLVVLLALWFTFGNLDRDFVYAAVAALLVLVFAAGGEWIARAEEPPLKGGAAVSFVLGGAAVAGLLMLHMAFDSGWTTILLGAAAMVPALATRWRSYPVLGWISVAAVIAVLGRAAVDPTIVGAEFLSTTPVFNWLLPGYGVPALAFGFAAWQLARTTDGRPRLAMEAAAALFALLTLAMLVRHAMHGGVINSDAPTLAEQAIYTLIAVGAGAILIAIDRRSPSSVLRYGSMAVGVLSAAFIVIQHFLVLNPLFTDESTGRIPVFNLLFLAYLLPAVAAGGLALYSRGKRPKWYSAMLALMAALLAFAYATLSVRRLFKGEFIGMWSGLGQLETYTYSALWLVIGVALLTAGVWLKSQVLRIASAALIAVAVLKVFLFDMSELEGVLRALSFIGLGAVLIGIGLFYQRLLTRAAKEKLPAGEQ is encoded by the coding sequence ATGTTTGAGAGCCTGATCGGCCTCGTCGCCATCATTGCCTTGTTCGTCATCATTTCGCGTCAGCAGGGCCGCATCGGTCTGATCGAGCGCGAACTTGGCGCACTGCGCAGCCTCGTGCTTTCGGGCGCGGTATCGCCCACGGTCAAGCCGTCGGAACTGGAGGCGGCGCAGGGCAGGGCCGACACGGCTCCGGTGGCCAGGCCTGCCGACATCGCCCCGGCAGCAACCGGCGAGCCGGCCCCCGCGCTACAGGCCACGGAGGCGGAAATCCCGGCCGGAGGGCCCGGCCCTTGGAGCGCCCCCGAGATCACACCGAAAACGCCAGAGGTCGCGCCGGCCGCGGTCGCCAAAGCCGCTCGCCAGTCCGACGTTGAAACCGCGCTCGGCACGCGTTGGGCGGTCTGGGTCGGCGGCATTGCACTGGCTCTGGGCGGCTTGTTCCTGATCCGCTACACCATCGAGGCCGGCATTTTCGGACCCGGCGTGCGGCTCACCATGGCGGCGGTGCTCGGGTTGGTGCTGATCGCCGGCGGCGAGTTCATTCGCCGCACCGGCTTCAAGGTACCGGTGCAAGGTATTGCCGGCGCCTATATTCCGGCGATCCTGACCGCGGCCGGCGCCTTCATCCTGTTCGGCACCGTCTATGCCGCCCATGGCATTTACGGCTTTATCGGCCCGGCGCTTGCCTTCACGCTGCTCGGTGCGATCGGCGTTGCGACCATTGCCGCCGCTCTCGTCCATGGCCAGGCGCTGGCCGGCATCGGTCTCGTCGGCGCCATGGTGACGCCGGTGCTGATCGCTTCGCAGGCGCCCAATCCGTGGGCGTTGTTCGGCTATCTCGCCATCGTGCTCGCCGCCACTGGCGTGATCGCCCGCATGCGCGACTGGAAGACGCTGATGGCGGCCGCTTTTTTCGGTACCGGCGTCTGGACCATCCTCTACATGACCGACGCACCGGGCGCGAACTTCTCCGCCATACTGCTCATCGACGCTGTAACGCTGGCTGTGCTTGCCCTTGTCTGGCTGAGCAGCCGTGGCGGCGACACCGGGCTAGCAGGGACTTTCGACTGGCCATCCATCGTGCCTGGACTGTTCGTCGCCTTCTCGGCGCTTGGCCTCTCGGTTGACCCGGTCTTCGCCGCTGCCGGTGATGCTTTGCCGGGCGCGGTGCTGCTTGTCGTGATGATAGCGGTCGCGCTCTACCGCCCACTGGCGCTGCCACTGCTTTATGGCGCGGGACTGGTGACGGTGCTGATCTATCTCGGCATCATCCCGCCAACGTCTATCGCTTCCGACTTTTCGGGCGGCGCTTTGGGTGTTGATGGGGTGCCCTTGGCCACCGCTGACGCGCTGAGCTTGCGTATCGGTATTGGTCTCGGTCTTGTTTTCGTCGCCGCTGGTTTGTGGGCCGCGCGCCGCTTCGCCGCCACGGCGCGGATCCGAGCAGCCTCTTGGGCTGCATGGGGTGTCATCGTGCCGCTGGTCGTCCTGCTGGCGCTCTGGTTCACCTTCGGCAATCTCGACCGCGACTTTGTCTATGCCGCCGTCGCGGCCCTGCTGGTCCTGGTCTTCGCCGCCGGCGGCGAGTGGATCGCGCGGGCTGAGGAACCGCCGCTCAAGGGGGGAGCCGCAGTGTCGTTTGTTTTGGGCGGCGCGGCAGTCGCCGGCCTCCTGATGCTGCATATGGCTTTTGATTCCGGTTGGACCACCATCCTGCTTGGTGCCGCCGCGATGGTGCCGGCGCTCGCCACGCGCTGGCGCTCCTATCCTGTGCTCGGCTGGATTTCGGTCGCCGCTGTCATCGCGGTGCTTGGCCGCGCCGCCGTCGATCCGACGATCGTCGGCGCCGAATTCCTGTCGACGACACCGGTTTTCAACTGGTTGCTGCCGGGCTACGGCGTGCCGGCGCTCGCCTTCGGCTTCGCGGCCTGGCAACTCGCCCGCACCACCGATGGCCGTCCACGCCTGGCCATGGAAGCGGCGGCGGCACTGTTTGCGCTGCTGACGCTCGCCATGCTGGTGCGTCACGCAATGCATGGCGGCGTCATCAACAGCGATGCGCCGACGCTCGCCGAACAGGCGATCTACACGCTGATCGCCGTCGGTGCCGGCGCCATCCTGATCGCCATCGACAGGCGCTCGCCAAGCTCGGTGCTGCGCTATGGTTCGATGGCGGTGGGCGTGCTCTCGGCCGCCTTCATCGTCATCCAGCATTTTCTGGTGCTCAATCCGTTGTTCACGGACGAATCGACCGGCCGGATACCAGTCTTCAACCTCTTGTTCCTCGCCTATCTCCTGCCGGCCGTCGCCGCCGGTGGTCTGGCGCTCTATAGCAGGGGCAAGCGGCCGAAATGGTATTCGGCCATGCTGGCGCTGATGGCGGCGCTGCTTGCCTTCGCCTATGCCACGCTTTCGGTCAGGCGCCTGTTCAAGGGCGAGTTCATCGGCATGTGGAGCGGCCTTGGGCAGTTGGAGACCTATACCTATTCGGCGCTCTGGCTGGTTATCGGCGTGGCGCTGCTCACCGCCGGCGTCTGGCTGAAATCGCAGGTGCTGCGCATCGCCTCCGCCGCGCTGATCGCGGTGGCCGTCCTGAAAGTCTTCCTGTTCGACATGTCGGAACTGGAAGGTGTGCTCAGGGCGCTGTCCTTTATCGGGCTCGGCGCCGTTCTGATCGGCATCGGCCTGTTCTACCAGCGGCTGCTGACGCGGGCGGCAAAGGAGAAATTGCCGGCCGGCGAACAATAA
- a CDS encoding PaaI family thioesterase, with protein MSEVELYPGRVSPLGLGTIPHADILKYTGLELLQRIVDGKYPAPPISFQLSFALTEVSEGRAVFRGVPNERHLNPLGGVHGGWAATLLDSALACAVQTLLDKGEAYTTAEFKVNLTRPITPRTGEVVCEGKVVHKGRTLAVSEATLKDAGGKLLAFGTETCSIFPAANLAAR; from the coding sequence ATGAGCGAAGTCGAACTCTATCCGGGCCGGGTCTCGCCGCTCGGCCTCGGCACCATTCCTCATGCCGACATCCTGAAATACACCGGCTTGGAATTGCTGCAGCGAATCGTCGACGGCAAATACCCGGCACCACCGATCTCCTTCCAGCTCAGCTTCGCGTTGACCGAAGTATCGGAAGGTCGCGCCGTGTTCCGGGGCGTGCCGAACGAACGCCACCTCAACCCGCTGGGCGGCGTTCACGGCGGCTGGGCGGCGACGCTGCTCGATTCAGCGTTGGCGTGCGCGGTGCAGACCCTGCTCGACAAGGGCGAGGCTTACACGACTGCGGAGTTCAAGGTGAACCTGACGCGGCCGATCACGCCCAGGACCGGTGAGGTTGTCTGCGAAGGCAAGGTGGTTCACAAGGGCCGCACGCTTGCCGTTTCGGAAGCGACGCTGAAGGATGCCGGCGGCAAGCTGCTGGCTTTCGGTACCGAGACATGTTCGATATTTCCAGCCGCCAATCTGGCGGCACGTTGA
- the recO gene encoding DNA repair protein RecO, protein MEWRDEGIVLGTRRHGETSAILEVMTRAHGRHLGLVRGGRSRKQQPVLQPGNRVDLLWRARLDEHLGTFQAEAIEMNAARLMDSAIAVYGLQTMAAHLRLLPERDAHAGLYEALSVMIVHLDDADAAGELVARFELLVLDELGFGLDLSQCAATGTRQDLAYVSPKSGRAVSREAGAPWHDKMLVLPAFLQRGSGQRANHAAIADAFRLTGFFFTRHVYEPRGIDQPDARAGFLAALRKHHAAQKPIAGESAAGEIIR, encoded by the coding sequence ATGGAATGGCGCGACGAGGGAATCGTTCTCGGCACCCGCAGGCATGGCGAAACCAGCGCCATTCTCGAGGTGATGACGCGCGCCCATGGCCGCCATCTCGGCCTCGTGCGCGGTGGCCGCTCGCGCAAGCAGCAGCCCGTTCTCCAGCCAGGCAATCGTGTCGATCTCTTGTGGCGCGCGCGCCTCGACGAGCACCTGGGCACTTTCCAGGCCGAAGCCATCGAGATGAACGCCGCCCGGCTGATGGACAGTGCCATTGCCGTCTACGGCCTTCAGACGATGGCGGCGCATCTGCGCCTGCTGCCCGAGCGCGATGCCCATGCCGGCCTCTACGAGGCGCTTTCGGTGATGATCGTTCATCTCGACGACGCAGATGCCGCCGGCGAACTGGTGGCGCGCTTCGAGCTCCTGGTTCTCGATGAACTCGGCTTTGGCCTCGATCTCAGCCAATGCGCCGCCACCGGCACGAGGCAGGATCTGGCCTATGTCTCGCCTAAGTCTGGGCGCGCGGTGTCGCGTGAAGCCGGGGCGCCGTGGCACGACAAGATGCTGGTGCTGCCCGCCTTCCTGCAGCGCGGCTCCGGCCAGCGCGCCAATCATGCGGCGATCGCGGACGCCTTCCGCCTGACCGGCTTCTTCTTCACCCGTCACGTCTACGAGCCGCGCGGCATCGATCAGCCCGATGCGCGCGCCGGCTTTCTGGCCGCACTGCGCAAGCACCACGCAGCGCAGAAGCCCATCGCCGGAGAGAGCGCGGCCGGAGAAATCATCCGATGA